GATGAGGCGAGCGACGATGCCGGGACGAGACACGAAGTGCTTAACAACGCCGCGCGCCTCGACCAGCGTGCGGTCGTGTGTTGCCGTCATGCTTCTCCCTCCCGCCGGTCGGCATCGAGCAGCAGGCAGCGCGCGTAGTGGCCGGGGCCGACCTCGACCCGGGGCGGCACCTGTGCCGTGCAGGCCGGGATCGCCCGGTGGCAGCGGGGCGCGAATGGGCAGGCGTTCTCCGGCAGCGCGGCGAGGTCCGGCACTTCACCCGGGATCGGCTCAAGTGGGGTACGCTCGCCTTCGAGCCGGGGGATCGAGCGCAGCAGCCCCTCGGTATAGGGGTGCCGCGGCCGGAAGAGCACCTCCTCGGTGGCACCGCTCTCGACGATGCGGCCAGCATACATAACCGCAATCCGGTCGCAGAACTCCGCCGCCACGGCGAGGTCGTGCGTGACCAGAATGATGCTCGTGCCGTGGTCGCGGTTGATCTGGCGCATCAGGTCCAGGATCTGCGCCTGGATGGTGACGTCGAGCGCGGTGGTCGGCTCGTCGGCCAGCAGGATGCGCGGTCGGCACGAGAGCGCGATGGCGATCAGCGCGCGCTGCTGCATGCCGCCGCTGAACTGATGGGGATAGTCGCGGTAGCGCAGCTCCGGCGCCGGGATGCCGACCTCGTGCATGACCCGCACGACCTCCTCGCGCTCAGCGCACAGTCGCTGGCGGTCGATCAGGTCGTGCGGCCAGCGGCGCTTGCGGTCGGGGTCGAGCCGGCCGTGGATACGCAGCGCCTCGCGGATCTGCTCCCCGACGGGGAACACCGGATTCAGCGTCGTCATCGGGTCCTGGAAGATCATGGCGATGTCGCCGCCGCGCAGCGCGCGCATGGCGCCCATCGGGAGGTCAAGCAGATTCTGACCACGGTAGCGGATCGCGCCCCGAGCAATGCGTCCCTGGCGCGGGATGAGCCGGAGGATCGACAGCAGGGTCATGCTCTTGCCGCTGCCGGACTCTCCGACGATGCCGAGGATCTCGCCCTCGTGGAGGCGGAGACTCACGCCGTCCACCGCGCGCACCGTGCCGCGCCGGGTCGCGAACTGGACCGCGAGGTCGTCGATCTCCAGGAGGGGTGTGCCGCTGGTCGGCGCCTGCCGGGTCGTCTGCATCGGGAATCTGCCTACCTCCCCGTGGCCCTATTGGGCCTTCAACCGTGGGTCGAGGATATCGCGCAGCCCCTCGCCCAGAAGGTTGATGCTCAGGACCAGGATCAAGATGGCCAGGCCTGGGAACGTTGCGACCCACCAGGCATCGAGCATATAGTCGCGCCCCTCGGCCACCATCGAGCCCCAGGCCGGGGTCGGCGGCTGGATGCCCAGCCCGAGGAAGGAGAGGGACGCCTCGGCGATGATGAAGGTGCCCATGCGGAGCGTGCCGACGACGATGACCGGGTTCATCACGTTCGGCAGCGTCTCGCGCAGGAGGATCGCCCAGCCGGGCTGGCCGAGGGCGCGGGCGGCCTCGACGTATTCCTTCGTCTTCTCCGCCAGCATCTCCCCGCGCACCAGGCGGAAGAACTCGACCCAGGACTTGAAGGTCAGCGCGAGGATGATGATCCAGAAGCCGGGTCCGAGGATCGTCATTACGCCGATGGCGAAGATGAGCATCGGGAAGGCGAGCAGGAAGTCGGCAATCCGGCTGACGACCGCGTCCAGCGGGCCACGGTAGTAGGCCGCGACCGCGCCGAGCAGCACCCCGACCACGGCCGAGAAGAGGGTCGTGAGTACGCCGATCGCGATCGAGACCCGCGCGCCGTAGATGATCCGGCTGAGGAGATCGCGCCCAACCGGGTCGCCGCCCAGGATGTACCCATCGCCGCCGAACCCGGCCGGCGCCGCCAGCCGCTGGGAGAGCTGGCTCTCGTCGATGCCGTGCGGCGCGATGGCGGGTGCGAAGATCGCGGCCAGGATGTAGATCAGGACGATCACGCCGCCGAGCAGCGCCGTCGGGTGGTGGAACAGCTCAACGGCAATGCCAGCCAGGCCACGCCCGGCGAGACGCAGACGGACCAGGGCCCGGCTCCGCAGGGCGGCAAATCGCCCCGGCGGCTTCGAGTACGTCGTCTCAGTGATCGTCGGCTGCGCCTTGCTGATCGGTCCACTCCCTCCCCGGACTAGAGCGCGATCTTCGGGTTCAGGTAGGTGTAGGCGATATCGACGGCCAGGTTGGCGAGCGCGAAGGTGCAGGCGTAGATGATGACGACCCCCTGCACCAGCGGGTAGTCCCGGGCGAAGATGGCGTCCACCACCAGACGGCCGATGCCCGGCCAGGAGAAAACGGTCTCGACGATCATGTTGCCGCCGAGCAGGGTGCCGACCTCCAGGCCGAGGATGGTCACGGTCGGGATCAGGGCATTGCGCAGCGCATGCTTCCCGACGACCACCAGCTCATGCAGCCCCTTGGCCCGCGCGAGGCGCACGTAGTCCTGGCTGAGCGCCTCCAGCATGCTGGAGCGAACGACCCGCGCCAGAAGCGCGGCCATGACCGCGCCGAGCGTCACCGAGGGGAGGACCAGATGCTTGAGGCTGTCGACGAGGGCCTTCCCGTCGCGCGTCAGGATGCTGTCGAGCACGTAGAGGCCGGTGACGTGTTCCGGCTCCAGACCGATCGTCGCCCGGCCGCCGACCGGGAGCCACTTCAGGTGCACGGCGAAGAGCATGATGAGCACGATCCCGAGCCAGAACCCGGGCATCGAGATGCCGACGAAGGCCCCGGCCATGCTCAGGCGGTCAACCGGCGAGTTGCGCCAGTAGGCGGAGAGGGTTCCGATCGGGAGCGCCACCGCCAGCGCGAAGAGAAGCGCGCCGAGGGCGAGCTCGATCGTCGCCGGGAAGCGGTCCATGATCAGGCCGGTGACCGGCTTGCGCTGCACGATCGACGTGCCGAGGTCCCCCTGCAGGACGCCGGAGAGATATGAACTGAGCTGGACATGGAGCGGCTGATCGAGCCGGTACTGTGCCTTGAGCAGGTCGATTTGCTCCTGGGAGACGTTGCCCTCCTGGCCCATGATGAGGTCGACCGGGTCCCCCGGCAGGTAGCGCATGAAGAAGAACACGAACACGGCGATGGCCAGCATCAACACGCCGGTCGCGATAAGTCGCTCCACGATCCGCGCCGCGCGCAACGCGTTCCGTCCTCTCCGCTACGCTGTGATCGCCGTGTTCCCAGGCGTGCGGGCGTCGCACGGAGCCTCGCCCGTCGCGCGTCCCCTCACCACGGGATGGACGGGCAGGGCGCCCGCACTCCCGTACTCCCGAAACTCTACCCCGGTAGGGGCAGGGCTTGTCACCCGCCCCTACCGGAGGATCAACGCGGCCGGGCATGCCGGCCACGGGCGCGCCCTAGCTCGCCAGCCACGTGTCGGCGAGCAGTTCGCGGCCGTCCGGACCGGGCTCCCAGTTCTGCAGCGCCGCGGACCCGGCCTCGACCTCGTTGGGCACCCAGAGGAAGACCCAGGGGGCATCCTCATACAGAATCTGCTGCACCCGCTTGTAGATCTCGGCCGCCTCTTCCTTGCTAGCCACAGCGCCCCGCTCCAGCAACTCGTCCAGCTCCGGGTTGCTGTACTGCGAGTAGTTGCCGCGGCCGCCGGTCATGAGCGTCGGGTTGATCAGGTCGACCGGGTGCCGGAAGGAGTTGCCCCACGAGCCGAGCAGCATCTGCCGCTCACCCTTGAGCGTCGCCTCCTGCAGCACCGGCCACTCCCAGATGCGGACGCTGGCGTCCAACCCAAGCTGGCGGTATTGCTGCACGATGATCTCAGCCACCGCCCGGTCCGGCTCCTGGGCGTCGAGCACGAACTGGAAGTTCGTCCCGACCCCAGCCTCTTCGAGCAACTGCTTGGCCTTGTCCGGGTCGTAGGGGTAGGGCTGCAGCGAGTCATCGTAGAACTGGCTGAAGGGCGGCACCGCGCCGGTCATGCGCACCGCCTCGCCGCCGAGCACCTCATCGATGATCGACTGGACATCCAGCCCATAGTTCATCGCCTGGCGCACCAGCTTGTTGTCGAACGGCGGCCGCGTCACATTCATGGCGAGCCAGGTGGTCCGCGTGCCTTCGTACGACTTCACTACGATGTTCGGGTCGGTGCGGAGCGACCGCGCACTGTCCACATTCAGGTTCTGGACGATGTGTACGTCGCCGGCCTTGAGCGAGGCGAGGCGCGACGACAACTCCGGAATCACCCGGAAGACCACACCGTCGGCCTTGGCCGGGCCGACCGGGGGCATGTCCGGCGAACCGCCGTAGTAATCGTCGTAGCGCTCCAGCACGATCCGGTCGCTGACGTCGCCTTCGACGAACTTGAACGGCCCGGCGCCGATCGGCTTGGCCGCCAGCCCCTCGCCGCCGACCTCCTCGACGTAGGCCTTCGGCACGATCTGGTTGTGGACCAGGCCCGCCAGCAGGATCGCCTCGGGCACCGCGCTCTCCAACACGATGCGCACGGTCTGGTCATCCGGCGCCGTGATCTCGGCGATCGGTGGGAGCAGGCTCTTGCGCGGCGAGGTTTCGCCGTCCATCATGCCGTCCATCGCCACGCGCTCCAGGGAGAAGCGCACGTCCTCGGCCGTGAGCGGGTCGCCGTTGTGGAACGTCACGCCCGAGCGGATCTTGAACTCCCACGTGGTGTCATCGATCTGCTCCCAGGACTCGGCGATCTCCGGGACGATCTCGCCGTCCTGCCGGCGGGTGACCAGGCCGTCGAACATGGCGCGGAGGACCGTCTCCGTCACCCGGTCCCGGTGGTTCGCCGGGTCAAGCGACTGGAGCGGCGCGGTGATCGCCACGGTGATGACCCCACCGCCCTCACCGGCCGGCTCAGGTGTCTCATCGGCCGCCGGGGTGCCGTCGCTCGCCTGGGTCGGGGTCGAGTCGGCCGCCCCCTGCTGCCCACTACCGCCCGAAGGCGTGGGCGTCGAGTCCCCACCGCCGCATGCCGCCAGCAGTGCGGACAAGGAGAGCCCGGCCGCGGAACCCGCGGCGAGACGAAGCAGGGCCCGGCGGCTCAGGTCCGTCCGGTACAGGCGATCCATGTTTCCCGTCACATTGGGATTCTCATTATCGGCCATCCACCATCTCCTCTCCTCCGGCGGCCGTACACGGCTCACCCGTTCTGCTCCGCTCCGTCCACCATCCCTTGCTCTCGGTAGAGGCGATCGACCTCGCGCAGCACGGCCAGAGCGCGCTCTGGCTCCCGGACCGCGATCTCGGCCAGCAAGAGGTTGACGACCGCTATGAGGCCAACCGGCGACAAGCTGTGCCCGACCCCGCGCGTGGCGGCGACCAGGAC
This genomic window from Sphaerobacter thermophilus DSM 20745 contains:
- a CDS encoding ABC transporter ATP-binding protein gives rise to the protein MQTTRQAPTSGTPLLEIDDLAVQFATRRGTVRAVDGVSLRLHEGEILGIVGESGSGKSMTLLSILRLIPRQGRIARGAIRYRGQNLLDLPMGAMRALRGGDIAMIFQDPMTTLNPVFPVGEQIREALRIHGRLDPDRKRRWPHDLIDRQRLCAEREEVVRVMHEVGIPAPELRYRDYPHQFSGGMQQRALIAIALSCRPRILLADEPTTALDVTIQAQILDLMRQINRDHGTSIILVTHDLAVAAEFCDRIAVMYAGRIVESGATEEVLFRPRHPYTEGLLRSIPRLEGERTPLEPIPGEVPDLAALPENACPFAPRCHRAIPACTAQVPPRVEVGPGHYARCLLLDADRREGEA
- a CDS encoding ABC transporter permease, with the protein product MSKAQPTITETTYSKPPGRFAALRSRALVRLRLAGRGLAGIAVELFHHPTALLGGVIVLIYILAAIFAPAIAPHGIDESQLSQRLAAPAGFGGDGYILGGDPVGRDLLSRIIYGARVSIAIGVLTTLFSAVVGVLLGAVAAYYRGPLDAVVSRIADFLLAFPMLIFAIGVMTILGPGFWIIILALTFKSWVEFFRLVRGEMLAEKTKEYVEAARALGQPGWAILLRETLPNVMNPVIVVGTLRMGTFIIAEASLSFLGLGIQPPTPAWGSMVAEGRDYMLDAWWVATFPGLAILILVLSINLLGEGLRDILDPRLKAQ
- a CDS encoding ABC transporter permease, coding for MRAARIVERLIATGVLMLAIAVFVFFFMRYLPGDPVDLIMGQEGNVSQEQIDLLKAQYRLDQPLHVQLSSYLSGVLQGDLGTSIVQRKPVTGLIMDRFPATIELALGALLFALAVALPIGTLSAYWRNSPVDRLSMAGAFVGISMPGFWLGIVLIMLFAVHLKWLPVGGRATIGLEPEHVTGLYVLDSILTRDGKALVDSLKHLVLPSVTLGAVMAALLARVVRSSMLEALSQDYVRLARAKGLHELVVVGKHALRNALIPTVTILGLEVGTLLGGNMIVETVFSWPGIGRLVVDAIFARDYPLVQGVVIIYACTFALANLAVDIAYTYLNPKIAL
- a CDS encoding ABC transporter substrate-binding protein; protein product: MADNENPNVTGNMDRLYRTDLSRRALLRLAAGSAAGLSLSALLAACGGGDSTPTPSGGSGQQGAADSTPTQASDGTPAADETPEPAGEGGGVITVAITAPLQSLDPANHRDRVTETVLRAMFDGLVTRRQDGEIVPEIAESWEQIDDTTWEFKIRSGVTFHNGDPLTAEDVRFSLERVAMDGMMDGETSPRKSLLPPIAEITAPDDQTVRIVLESAVPEAILLAGLVHNQIVPKAYVEEVGGEGLAAKPIGAGPFKFVEGDVSDRIVLERYDDYYGGSPDMPPVGPAKADGVVFRVIPELSSRLASLKAGDVHIVQNLNVDSARSLRTDPNIVVKSYEGTRTTWLAMNVTRPPFDNKLVRQAMNYGLDVQSIIDEVLGGEAVRMTGAVPPFSQFYDDSLQPYPYDPDKAKQLLEEAGVGTNFQFVLDAQEPDRAVAEIIVQQYRQLGLDASVRIWEWPVLQEATLKGERQMLLGSWGNSFRHPVDLINPTLMTGGRGNYSQYSNPELDELLERGAVASKEEAAEIYKRVQQILYEDAPWVFLWVPNEVEAGSAALQNWEPGPDGRELLADTWLAS